From a single Kryptolebias marmoratus isolate JLee-2015 linkage group LG6, ASM164957v2, whole genome shotgun sequence genomic region:
- the ppp1r9ala gene encoding neurabin-1 isoform X2, giving the protein MIKAESKGAERTLRSASPHRNAYKSDFHAIKCSFDGSKSEAASKNVANGSSDTREESRGRPFGTRVNKIKNIFLQMDGQQQESQEGKPTLKPDVPQTSPTKVQFPVSAHRVSFNSAPSPESHNLDKTPKGEDVEIDKVALAEKFSVTRKLFERGIKEQVVADKQSPNRAVNRLSFGSAADEGKSTRRASGSSETAGKVEQTHVSTAKSHPDEMADGEKRLAPRVSLNAGPISKRLENYMVENDTEDSKTSAGKGGMVSAKQHNTTQHIEPTSLTGDGLNKPTSPLKEAAGSVNNVANKNKDKDNKPAPLGSSFGLKQTVTSAEPKSDSLTADATHKLHSSSSPADRFSRTSAGRGETKPQSPPLRDEKQSLPSTGGSQHADRAKYPEKAKSKDNDALSSTGDKPPGQTSSRESKGVSVVRAERVVVQNESSESEENEDESVGGGAFEEEQHHKDLQRSFTAEKLSFNPARQRGTDTVDEGRILEYDWDLDETDKKEEDSFIVNQEDEEDEAAEEEAALEKQVDRASPAVYGIENAAFVDDRDVDQVIREEEEEEEEVEGDEEDPSYGEYDDCYEVSGLSDEDDPPPKRRIKFSTDPILVFSTFSNEDYDRRNDDVDPVAASAEYELEKRVEKMDVFPVEIEKGDNGLGISIIGMGVGADQGLEKLGIFVKTITENGAAERDGRIQVNDQIVEVDGTSLVGVTQLFAATVLKNTKGTVRFLIGREKPGTQSEVARLISETLEQEKNHQQQQHLDDLYEHSTEEEERYEEDDVVEERILGSNFSPGRNVEVFELPDSEALFMPANMDSSQMAFQFNELQVKHSIAIGEINQLKEKLKKSEEEKSLWEVAKSALEQKTEDGNDKILKLENYWLEAQAVCKSVNEQLAETQAQYEALDKRYNKAKKLIKDYQQKEIDFVKKEEELKRILDEKDKWYKEQLESLQKRIAVLESRGASGVERQSGQDPAAEERPSSRDSVTNTQSVDSLSEQDWSEVVPETKLLDTSAQKAKCLLAQKSKRQAPSRNKLKENFSAHLHPQEAEGDDEQEEQESIRRRRSIQESLALPVPVCYPANGQKEDPGESRDASRSKAELSSSPSLSPSQGESIESCGSPPLSPPIHSSSPQSPSGFMRNIKKESKTKGKELREELSEASSAAKPKRRFPDFGGLRKSGGKGKKHDKEALRASLDSRGSSELLEESGGNLSPAESMTSIPTCMPFSWFGDKDRDRDRDRDRDKEPSSSSSSLPYTTNETSSEQSQDRKNKSFSLIDDSNPASPSSDISGLVAEPNLSGRSHTLIFSSSETLDDEPVAAGKEYQWQNRPVSEWTNQQVCHWLMGMNMDQYTPEFTTKGVDGQQLLSLDSDKLKALGVSSQSDRSTIKKKLKDMKKAQEKLEKQREKKEREGRRSAKLPVSNDSVC; this is encoded by the exons ATGATCAAAGCGGAGAGCAAAGGAGCAGAGAGGACCCTGAGAAGCGCTTCCCCTCACAGAAATGCCTACAAGTCTGACTTCCACGCCATTAAGTGCTCCTTTGATGGGTCAAAGTCTGAGGCGGCCTCGAAAAATGTTGCCAACGGGTCCAGCGACACCCGGGAGGAGTCCAGGGGAAGGCCTTTTGGAACCAGGGTGAATAAGATAAAGAACATCTTCCTACAAATGGACGGCCAGCAGCAGGAGTCCCAAGAAGGAAAGCCAACTTTAAAGCCCGATGTGCCCCAGACATCCCCAACGAAGGTGCAGTTTCCAGTCAGCGCTCACAGGGTTAGCTTCAACAGTGCTCCGAGCCCAGAATCCCACAATTTAGACAAAACACCCAAGGGAGAAGATGTTGAGATTGACAAAGTGGCATTGGCAGAGAAGTTCTCTGTGACCAGGAAACTCTTTGAAAGGGGCATCAAAGAGCAGGTCGTGGCTGACAAGCAGTCCCCAAACAGAGCAGTGAACCGCTTGTCCTTCGGAAGCGCCGCCGATGAAGGGAAGAGCACAAGGAGAGCGTCGGGATCCTCGGAAACTGCTGGTAAAGTAGAGCAAACCCACGTATCGACGGCTAAAAGTCATCCAGATGAGATGGCCGACGGTGAAAAAAGGCTTGCGCCGAGAGTGTCACTAAATGCAGGGCCCATATCCAAGAGGTTGGAAAATTACATGGTTGAGAATGACACAGAGGACAGCAAAACATCTGCTGGGAAGGGAGGAATGGTGTCTGCTAAACAACACAATACCACTCAACACATAGAGCCGACCTCTCTGACAGGAGACGGCTTGAACAAACCTACTTCGCCTCTCAAAGAAGCAGCTGGCTCTGTGAATAATGTcgccaacaaaaataaagataaagacaACAAACCTGCACCTTTGGGGTCAAGTTTTGGGCTTAAGCAGACAGTTACCAGTGCAGAACCCAAATCTGATTCTTTGACAGCTGACGCCACTCACAAACTCCACTCATCTTCGTCACCTGCTGACAGATTTAGTCGGACATCTGCTGGCAGAGGTGAAACCAAGCCACAAAGTCCTCCCCTGAGGGATGAGAAACAGTCTTTGCCATCGACTGGTGGATCTCAGCATGCAGACAGGGCCAAATACCCTGAAAAGGCCAAGAGCAAAGACAACGACGCTCTCAGCTCTACGGGGGACAAACCACCCGGCCAGACTTCATCCAGAGAATCCAAAGGGGTGAGCGTGGTGCGGGCTGAACGGGTTGTGGTCCAGAACGAGTCCTCGGAAAGCGAGGAAAACGAGGACGAGAGTGTTGGAGGCGGTGCGTTTGAAGAGGAGCAACATCACAAAGACCTGCAAAGAAGctttacagcagaaaaactAAGCTTTAACCCAGCTCGTCAAAGAGGGACAGACACTGTAGACGAGGGGAGAATCCTGGAGTACGACTGGGACTTGGATGAAACGGACAAGAAGGAGGAagacagttttattgtgaatcaagaagatgaagaggatgagGCAGCGGAGGAGGAGGCTGCACTAGAGAAGCAGGTGGATAGAGCCTCTCCAGCAGTGTATGGCATTGAGAacgcagcatttgtggatgacAGAGATGTAGACCAGGTCAttagggaagaagaagaagaagaggaggaggtggagggagaTGAGGAAGATCCATCCTATGGGGAATATGATGACTGCTATGAGGTCTCCGGCCTCTCGGATGAAGATGACCCTCCCCCAAAGAGGAGAATTAAGTTCTCCACAGATCCTATCTTG GTCTTCAGCACCTTCTCCAACGAGGACTATGATCGACGTAATGATGACGTCGACCCGGTCGCAGCATCTGCGGAGTATGAACTGGAGAAACGAGTGGAAAAGATGGATGTGTTTCCAGTTGAGATTGAAAAAG GAGACAATGGGCTCGGTATCAGCATCATAGGAATGGGAGTGGGAGCTGACCAGGGCTTGGAAAAACTTGGcatttttgtgaaaacaatAACAGAGAACGGAGCAGCCGAGAGAGATGGACG GATCCAGGTGAACGATCAGATAGTAGAAGTGGATGGGACCAGTCTGGTGGGAGTAACCCAGCTGTTTGCTGCAACGGTCCTAAAGAACACCAAGGGCACAGTGAG ATTCCTGATCGGTCGGGAGAAGCCAGGAACGCAGAGCGAGGTAGCGCGCCTCATAAGTGAGACACTAGAGCAGGAGAAgaaccaccagcagcagcagcatctggaTGATCTTTATGAACACTCGACAGAGGAA GAGGAGCGGTATGAGGAGGACGACGTGGTAGAAGAAAGGATTCTGGGGTCCAATTTCTCTCCGGGGAGGAACGTCGAGGTGTTTGAGCTGCCCGATTCAGAGGCCCTGTTCATGCCAGCCAACATGGACAGCTCCCAAATGGCCTTCCAGTTCAACGAG CTGCAGGTTAAGCACAGCATCGCAATAGGTGAAATAAATCAACTAAAGGAAAAG CTGAAGAAATCAGAGGAGGAGAAATCATTGTGGGAAGTCGCAAAATCTGCACTGGAGCAAAAAACCGAGGATGGCAACGACAAAATCCTGAAGCTGGAGAATTACTGGCTGGAGGCCCAGGCTGTGTGTAAGAGTGTGAACGAACAACTCGCTGAGACTCAGGCTCAGTATGAGGCACTGGACAAGAGGTACAACAAGGCCAAGAAACTGATCAAGGACTACCAGCAGAA AGAAATagattttgtgaaaaaagaGGAGGAACTGAAAAGGATCCTGGATGAAAAAGACAAGTGGTAcaaggagcagctggagagctTACAGAAAAGG ATTGCTGTCCTCGAGTCAAGAGGTGCTTCAGGTGTGGAACGTCAGAGCGGCCAGGACCCTGCTGCTGAAGAGAGGCCAAGCAGCCGAGACTCGGTCACCAACACCCAGTCTGTCGACTCTCTGTCAG AGCAAGACTGGAGTGAGGTGGTCCCTGAAACAAAGCTCTTGGACACAAGTGCTCAGAAAGCAAAGTGTCTATTGGCTCAGAAGTCCAAACGTCAGGCTCCGTCTCGGAACAAGCTGAAGGAGAACTTCAGtgctcatcttcatcctcaG GAAGCTGAAGGAGACGAtgaacaggaggagcaggaatCTATCAGGAGGCGGAGGTCCATCCAGGAGAGCCTGGCCCTCCCCGTCCCCGTCTGTTATCCCGCAAACGGACAGAAAGAGGATCCGGGAGAGTCTAGAGATGCTTCCCGGAGTAAAGCAGAGCTTTCCAGCAGCCCGTCTCTGTCACCGTCACAAGGGGAGAGCATTGAAAGCTGTGGAAGTCCTCCTTTGTCCCCTCCAATACACAGCTCCTCTCCTCAGTCTCCCTCTGGTTTCATGCGTAACATCAAGAAGGAGTCTAAAACCAAAGGGAAAGAGCTCAGAG AGGAGCTAAGTGAGGCGTCTtctgcagcaaaacctaaaagaCGATTTCCAGACTTTGG GGGCCTCAGGAAGTCAGGtggtaaaggaaaaaaacatgacaaagagGCGCTGAGGGCGTCTTTGGACAGCAG GGGGTCCTCAGAGTTGCTGGAGGAGTCTGGAGGGAACCTGTCTCCTGCAGAGTCGATGACCTCCATCCCCACCTGTATGCCGTTCTCCTGGTTCGGAGACaaagacagggacagggacagagacagggacagggacaaaGAGCCCTCCTCGTCCAGCAGCAGCCTGCCGTACACCACAAACGAGACCAGCAGTGAGCAAAGCCAGGATCGCAAAAACAAG AGTTTCTCACTCATAGACGATTCTAACCCCGCCAGCCCCAGTTCAGACATCTCTGGGTTAGTCGCTGAACCCAATCTGTCTGGGCGCTCACACACTTTAATCTTCTCTTCCAGCGAG ACGCTGGACGATGAACCGGTCGCTGCAGGAAAGGAGTATCAGTGGCAGAACCGGCCGGTTTCTGAGTGGACCAATCAGCAGGTCTGTCACTGGTTGATGGGCATGAACATGGACCAATACACGCCTGAATTCACCACCAAGGGCGTCGACGGCCAGCAGCTCCTGAGCTTGGACAGCGACAAGTTGAAG GCGCTCGGTGTTTCAAGTCAAAGCGATCGCTCGACTAtcaagaaaaagctgaaagacaTGAAGAAGgctcaggagaagctggagaagcagcgagaaaaaaaggaaagggaagGTCGACGCAGCGCCAAGCTGCCGGTTTCTAATGACTCCGTCTGCTGA